The genomic region ACCACCCGGAGCGCAGCAGCGACTGGTCGGCCCAGGAGGACGTACCCACCCTAATGACACCCATGTCATTCAGTGGACCGCTCTCCGGGCGAATCGGCAACCGGTGAGGGCTCACGCGCGGCGGTCCCGAGGGGCCGAGAAATGTCGGGCCCCGGTCCTACGCTGCGGCGGAGCGCACATCGACGGAGGGTTGCCGCCATGACCACCACTGACCTCACCCGCGAACGGGCCGACCTGCTCCAGTCGCTGCGCCGGCACCGGGGCTTTCTGTTGCAGACAGTCGACGGGCTCACCGACGAGCAGGCGGCGACGCGCACCACAGTCAGCGAGCTGTGCCTCGGCGGCCTCGTCAAACACGTGGCGGCCATGGAGGAACGCTGGATGCGCTTCGCCGTCGGTGGCGCGGAGGAGATGCAGCGTGAGCCCGTCGACTGGGTCGGTCAGTTCCAGATGGCGCCCGACGAGACGCTCGCCGGGCTGGTCGAGCGGTTCCACACGGTGTCCAGCCGGACGGACGACCTGATCGGCACCCTCGACCTGGACGCGGCTCACCCGCTTCCCGAGGCGCCATGGTTCGAGCCGGGTGCGGCGTGGACGGTCCGCCGGGTGCTGCTGCACCTGATCGCCGAGACGTCCCAGCACGCCGGGCACGCCGACATCCTGCGCGAGGCGATCGACGGCGCCAAGACGATGGGCTGAGCCCTGAGGCGGGCCTGATGTGACGTCGTGCCCGGACGCGGCGCTGAGGGTCACGAGATGACCTCAGAAGCGTTGGACCGGGTGACCAGCGAGCGGCTGCTCGACGGTCGTCTCGTCGACTCGCCGGCCAACCCACTGCCTGTGGCACGGCTGCTGACGGCGGCGCGTGCCGCGCCGCGCCCCGGCGAGCTGACCGGCGAGGGTCGTGCCGTGCTCGCTTTCCGCCGCGCCCGGGCC from Micromonospora profundi harbors:
- a CDS encoding DinB family protein, whose product is MTTTDLTRERADLLQSLRRHRGFLLQTVDGLTDEQAATRTTVSELCLGGLVKHVAAMEERWMRFAVGGAEEMQREPVDWVGQFQMAPDETLAGLVERFHTVSSRTDDLIGTLDLDAAHPLPEAPWFEPGAAWTVRRVLLHLIAETSQHAGHADILREAIDGAKTMG